DNA from Microvirga ossetica:
GCGTGGCCACATGACCGGCCGCGCGCACCGGACGATCGGCGAACACGATCGAATTCGGTGACACGCCGGTCAAGGTCAGCTTGTTGCCTTCCAGTTTCGCGCCGGCCGCGTTGAGCACGGCGAGCGACGGGACCGGACCCGTAGGCGAGGTCTGGCCAATGGCTTTCTCGAGCGGCACATGGGGTTTGATCGTCGCATCCTGCGCGAGCACCGCACCTCCTGTCGCGCAGAGGCCACTGGTTATCAGGATAAAGCATGCGAATGACTTGCTGAGCATGGCGGAAACTCCTCTCGTCCAGTCGGCTTTCTTCGGCATCCCTGCACCAAACCGTCGTCATCGATGCGAGCGCGTGAGGACGGTGGACGCCGAGACCCAGCGATCCCGGCGCCTCCCATCGGTTGCCCGCTGCTACTTCACGGTCACTTTGTAGCTGAGCACGGACGTGCCGGGCTTCTGGTCGATGCTCTGTCCCTTCGCCGTGATCGCGAAGCTATCCGGGCCGCGGTAGCCCGCAGTGGGCTCATAGGTCCACGTATCCTTATCGACCATCTTTACGGTCCCGTGCTGGGGCCGCTGGCTGAGCTCCGAACTGGCGAGCGTGCCTTGAGGGCTGATGTCGGACATGCAGCCCTGGGCCTGGACTTCGAAGGCGCCCTCCATGTTGGCTCCCATGATGGCCCGATGGGCCTCGATGATGCACATGCTTGGAGCCTGGGCAAAGGCCGGGCCGAGGAACAGGAACGCCAACGGGAGTGCTGTGAATGACAATGACTTCTTCATGACAGTCTCCTCTCTATTCCTCTGAAAGCGATCGAGGTCCGCCCCCACACAGGGTTTTCTTGTTGGCTTGCGATCGGCGGGCACCTGGTCTGAGCGGCGTCCGCCGATTCTTGCTTCCGCTCAGGTCACTGACCCGGATGGGATTGCGGCTTTTTGAGCTGCTCCATCACCTGCTCGAGGTTGTAGCTCGCCGGATCCTGCATCGGCGGGAACTTCCTGTAGGTCTCGAGTTCCCTCAGCCAGAGCGCCTGGCCGATCGGCAGCATGTTCCAGTCATAGACGTAGGCCGTGGCCGGTCCCGCGAGGGCGCCGCCCATCCCAAAGAGCGTCTTGATCTGCTCCCCGATCGACGTCTCGAACGGATCGCGCTTGATGTTGACGACCTGGCTCCAGTGGTAGGGAATGACGCCGGCGAGGAACCCGGCCGGCGCATCGGACACCATCGCGAAGTAGATCTTCCAGTTCTTGTAGCGCACCGCGGACGGGTCCTTGCCCGAGTAATAGAAGAAGGTGTCGCGCGCCGACTTTGCCGATCTGCCCTCCAGGTAGGCGCGCTGATTGACGCCGTCGAGCGTCGTCTTGACGATCCCGGGATACTCGCCCCGCTCGATCTGGGCCTTCAGGTCGTTGCCCTTGGCGCCGCCGGCGATATCGACGAGCGTCGGCAGCCAGTCGAGGGACGCGAAGATGTCGTTCTTGATCGTTCCCGGCTCGATGTGTCCGGGCCAGCGCACGACGAGCGGGGCGCGCATGCCGCCCTCCCAGGTGGACAGCTTGCCGCCCTTGAAGGGCGTAGTGCCGCCGTCGGGGAAGGTGATCGTCTCGGCGCCGTTGTCGGTGGTGAACGCGATGATCGTGTTGTCGAGCTCGCCCATCTCCTCGAGCTTCTTCAGCACGTAGCCGATGTTGTCGTCCATCTGTTTCATGCCGGCTTCGTTGACGCCCCAGTCCTTGCCGCCGGGCTCGCCCACCATCCCCATGTACTTGTCGTTCAGCACGGTCGTGACGTGCATGCGCGCGGGATTGTACCAGGCGAAGAACGGCTTCTGGGTCTTTTCGGGGTCGTTGCGGTCGAGGAAGTCGATGAGCTTGGCCGAGATCTCCTCGTCCACGCCCTTCGAGCGCTCGAGCGTCAGCGGCCCTTCATCCTTGCAGGTCTGGTTCGCCGCAGTTCCATCCGACGACCGGCACGAGAGCACCGGACGCGGTGGCGTCAGGCACACGGTGGTCGCAGGATCGACCGCCGCAGGATCCTGGGCCAGCCCCGGGATCGGCGTGTTCCGGCAGGGCGGCGCGACCGCCTGCTCGGTCGGCGTCTTGTTGATGTCGGGGAAGCTCACCCCCTGCATGGCATCGAGGTGGTAGAGGTAGCCCCAGAACTCCTGGAACCCGTGCGCGGTCGGCAGCGCATCGGTGTGGTCGCCGAGGTGGTTCTTGCCGAACTCGCCGGTGTTGTAGCCGAGGTCGTGCAGGAACTTGGCGATGGCCGGCGTGCCGGGCCGCAGATAGGACGGGCTGCCCGGCAGTTGCGGCGGGATCATGCCGGTCCTGAGCGGATGCATGCCGGTGAAGAAAGCGTTGCGACCCGCCGTGCAGCTCTGCTCGGCGTAATAGGTCATGAACTTCGCACCCTCCCGGCCGATGCGGTCGATGTTCGGCGTTTCGCCGACCGCCAGGCCCTGGTGGTAGATGCTCGGCTGCATCCAGCCGATGTCGTCGCCCATGATGAACAGGATGTTGGGCTTCCGCTGCGGGGCCTGCGCGACGGCAGGCGCGGCCATCGCGGCGGACATCAGGGCCGTGGCCCCGATCAGGGCAGCCTTGGCCCGCATGTGTCGGAAGCGCGATCTATCGGCATTGGTTCGTGAGGACGCACGATCACTGGTCATGGGCTCTTCCTCTCTCTCTGATAATGCAGCGGAAGCCGACA
Protein-coding regions in this window:
- a CDS encoding Ig-like domain-containing protein; the encoded protein is MKKSLSFTALPLAFLFLGPAFAQAPSMCIIEAHRAIMGANMEGAFEVQAQGCMSDISPQGTLASSELSQRPQHGTVKMVDKDTWTYEPTAGYRGPDSFAITAKGQSIDQKPGTSVLSYKVTVK
- a CDS encoding arylsulfatase, with amino-acid sequence MAAPAVAQAPQRKPNILFIMGDDIGWMQPSIYHQGLAVGETPNIDRIGREGAKFMTYYAEQSCTAGRNAFFTGMHPLRTGMIPPQLPGSPSYLRPGTPAIAKFLHDLGYNTGEFGKNHLGDHTDALPTAHGFQEFWGYLYHLDAMQGVSFPDINKTPTEQAVAPPCRNTPIPGLAQDPAAVDPATTVCLTPPRPVLSCRSSDGTAANQTCKDEGPLTLERSKGVDEEISAKLIDFLDRNDPEKTQKPFFAWYNPARMHVTTVLNDKYMGMVGEPGGKDWGVNEAGMKQMDDNIGYVLKKLEEMGELDNTIIAFTTDNGAETITFPDGGTTPFKGGKLSTWEGGMRAPLVVRWPGHIEPGTIKNDIFASLDWLPTLVDIAGGAKGNDLKAQIERGEYPGIVKTTLDGVNQRAYLEGRSAKSARDTFFYYSGKDPSAVRYKNWKIYFAMVSDAPAGFLAGVIPYHWSQVVNIKRDPFETSIGEQIKTLFGMGGALAGPATAYVYDWNMLPIGQALWLRELETYRKFPPMQDPASYNLEQVMEQLKKPQSHPGQ